CAGCGGTGAGTTATACGGCAGCGAAGCAGCCTTACTTGCCGAGGAACTCCGCGTAGCTCTTGCGGACCCAGCTGATGTAAGCGGCACACTCATCAGGAGTCCCATCCTGCACGCGGTCCCTAAACTGAGTAGTCCAATAGTCGCGGCAGAACGTGTCAGCATGGTCGAACCCAGTCTCAGGTCCGTACTTATCGGCCTGCTCGACTGTGTTGTCCTGAGGTAGCCCGATCGCGTCAAGCACGAGATCAAGCAGGTTCACGTCGAAGTACGAGAAGTCGATGTCGGGGTGAAACTTGCCGACCTTGGCCCACTGCTGGTGATCAAGCTGCAGGAGCCTGATCAGCAGCGTCTCACTAGTCATCGGTTCGAGCATGGGGGTTGGGCTGCCGTATAACAGTTGGCCGTTCAGCCGCCCGAGGCGGCACAACCCACAACAGAGCGATGGACGACGAGAACGCGGAGGGGACCGAGGACGCTGGCGCCGAGGGTCGGCCTGCGACGGCGGGTTCTCCCGCCCCGGCGGGCGACCCGCTCCTCCTCGCCCGCCAGTTCATCCGGCGTGTCCAGATGGCGATGGCGGAGGAGGCCCTCTCAGTTGCTTCCGAGCGCCGCCTTGAGATGGGTGATGACGGTCTCTAGGACCGGCGACGCCTCGCCCGTCTGTTCCGCGAACACCTCGGCTACGGCCTCGGGCGTGATCCCGTGGACACGGGCCGCTTGGGCGTACGCGTCCTCAAGCACCCGCGTCGCGGCGAACGGGTCGCGCATGAGGAACGCCATGTACTGCTCCATCACGGCGGCGTACTCGGAGAGGTGCCTCTGAGGGTCGGCCATGTCGGGGTGAGGGGAGGGCCGTTGGGCCCGTGTTCTTTTGGAGACTGAAACGGGGGCAGGGCTGAAAGCCCCACCCCCGGCCCGCTCAGGTGAACAGGCGCTCGGCGATCTGAACGAGGCTCCACAGGCCAGAGGCCCAGAGGAGGAATCGTTCGACGCCTCGCGTCACCTTGTCACGGGACTTCGTCTGCTGATCGTCCACGGGGGTCGAGTTCAGCGACGGAGCGCTCCGCCGGTGGAGGATCCGGTGGCGGATGTGGATTTAACGTGGCCGGTATCTCACCACGGCGCCGTACTCGCACGTGCACGTGCTTTTGGGCGCTGGGCTACACCGTGCGCGGCTGTTGTCAGCCCCACGGCTCTGCGGGATGCCGCCCGCAGGGCTCACCCGTGGCATCGGGTGTCGTGCCCATTTGAGAGCGGGCCGGGGTTCCGGCCCAGGTTCGGCAGGAGAAAGAGCGGCCCCAAGGTAGTCGGTCGCGGGGGGAGGGGCGGAAGAACGAGGGGCCGCTTAGCCGCCGGAGGCGATGGCACGGCGGGTGGACGAGCGAAAGTAGGCGCCTTCGCCCGGACGAGCCAGGAACGCTGAGGCCCCCGGTCGGCCTACAGCGGCGGGTTGGGCCGCCCGGGCTCAGCGCGGGTACACCATCTGGTTCCGCTCTGCATGGACCACGAACACCTCGTCTTCGAGTCGGCTCACCCACCGCTCCTCGCGCCCCTCCGGGACCCCGAAGACGACGAGGTCCTGACCCCGGTACACGTTGACGACGTCGAGCCCGCCTTGGGCCGCGATGAGCGCCCGGACGTGCTCCTCGTCCGCCGCACGCCGGACTACGACCTCGACCCCGTCCCCCCGCCACACCCGCGCCGTGTCGACGAGCGGGTCGGCGGACAGCGCGGCGAGGTAGTCCTCGGGGGCGCCGGAGCGGACGACGGTCTGGACGAGGTACACCGGGGGGAACGCGACCTGCTCGACCTCGATGCTGTGCTCGCGGGCGTACGCCTCAAGAAAGGCCGGCTCGACGTATCGGACCGAGGCAACGACCTCTCCGGGGATGAACGGGTCGTCGGACTCGAAGGCGTCGCACCCAGCGAGGAGCGCCGGAGCGAGTAGGAGTGCGAGAGCGGGGACGGAGCGCACGGTGATCGGGCAGAGGTGAGCCGCAACGGTAGGTCGGACGACGAACCTTGTAAAGTGCCAAGCAGAGCGCCCAACGTGAGGCGGCCCAACAGGGGGCCGCTCAGCCGCCGAGGGCGACGAGCGAAACGGGACGGATCGGCAACAGGATACCCCGATGCCCCCGAAGTCGAGACCGCTTACGCCCTCGGTCGGCCTGCAGCGGCGGGTTCTGCCGCGCGCCCATGGCCCGAGACCGCTCGATGCCTCCCCCGCTCCGACCCGGACGGGGCACGACGCCCGGTGCTCGCGAGACGTCGGCGGCGCGGAGCGCGGCCGGTGCGGGGGGCCGCCAGCGGGTCGGGACGAGCTGAGGCCCGGCGAGCGTCGGCGCGAGCGGGGCCGGACGATAGCTGCGCAGACCGGGCACGCCGGCGACTGGCGAAGCGCGAGCGCGGCAGAACAGGGGGCCGCTTAGCCGCCCGGGGCGACGGGCGGAACGGGTCGACGTGGCAACGTAGACGCCGGCGCGCGGAGCGAAGCAACAGCGCTCACGCCCCGGGTCGGCCTACAGCGGCGGGTTCTACCGCGCGGGGCTACAGCGCGCTACTGCTCCCACGGCGGCGTCTCCGTTCGGTCGCTGACCCGGAAGCTCCCGTAGGCGCAGGTCCCCTGGGTCCCGTCCGGGGTGAACTCCGTCCCGAACCCGTGTGTGACGAACCCCTGGTACCCGTCGCTCACGTCGAGTCTCGCTTCGAGGATGCCCCGGCCTACCACGCACGCTTCAAGCGTGTATTGGCCGATCCCGAGCGCCTCGGCCTCGTACGTCCACGGGAGCGAGACGTTGTCGAACCGGACCGTGTCGCCGGCGGCCGGGGCGACCCCAGGGGCGACGAACACTACGTCCGCCGTGGCCGCAGGGTTGTCGTGCTCGCCGGGGTAAGGGAGGACAGCGATGTCGACGTCGAAGGCCGTAGGGGGGGAGCCCGAATCGCAACCGGCGACGACGAGCAGGGCAGCGGAGAAGGTGAGGAGCGGTCGCATCAATCAAGACTGAGGTAGGGTCCGGGCCCAACCCCTGGCTGCGCCTCCTATTGCAGGAGGGAGCGCGGTAGAACAGGTATTGGGCGTCGCGGGGCCGGATAAAACCAGCGGGCCGCGACGGATAACGTGCGGAGGTTACGTACAAACCCCGTGGCGGTCTAGGGGATACGCCAGCCCCCCGTCTTTATCCGGCCCGACGACGCGTATGCAGAACACGACCCCATACAAGACCCCGACCGGGTCCGCCCCGACCGGGTCCGCCCCGACCGGGTCCGCCCCGACCGGGTCCGCCGTCGCGGAGCCCGGCCCCGGGCGGGACGGCCCTGGGCACGACGGCCGGCTCCTCGACGCCGTCCGCTCCGCCTGCCGCGTCCGGCACTACTCGGTCCGGACCGAGGCCGCCTACGCCTCGTGGGCCAAGCGCTTCTGCCTCTTCCACCGCGACGCCGACGGCCGGCCCCGTCACCCGTCCGACATGGGCGAGCCCGAGGTGGCCGCCTACCTCGGCCACCTCGCCGAACACCGGAACGTCGCGGCGTCGACCCAGAACCAGGCCCTCGCGGCCCTCCTCTTCCTCTACGGCGCCGTCCTCGGCCGGCCCCTCGAGGAGGTCGGCCCGTTCCCCCGGGCCAAGCGGCCGAGACGCCTGCCGGTCGTCCTCACGCGCTCGGAGGTCGCCGCCGTGCTCGGGCGGATGGACGGGACGCCCCGGCTCGTCGGCGCGCTCCTCTACGGGTCCGGCCTGAGGCTCCTCGAGGCCCTCCGGCTCCGGGTCAAGGACGTCGGGCTCGCCGAGGGCCAGATCGTCGTGCGCGAGGGGAAGGGGGACAAGGACCGGGTGACCGTCCTCCCCGAGGCCGTCGTCCGGCCGCTGGCGGCCCAGCTCGACTACGTCCGCGCGCTCCACGAGAAGGACCTCGCCGGCGGCCACGGGTCGGTCTACCTCCCCTCGGCCCTCGCGCACAAGTACCCGTCGGCCGCGACCGAGACGGCGTGGCAGTACGTGTTCCCGGCCGGGCGGCTCTCGGCCGACCCCCGCTCGGGGGCCGTCCGGCGCCACCACCTCACCGAGAGCCCGGTCCAGAAGGCGGTCCGCCGAGCGGCGAAGGCGGCCGGCGTCGAGAAGCCGGTCTCGCCCCACGCGTTCCGGCACTCGTTCGCGACGCACATGCTCGAGCGGGGGGCCGACATCCGGACGGTCCAGGAGCTCCTGGGCCACAAGGACGTCCGGACGACGGAGGTCTACACGCACGTGCTGAACCGGGGCGTCCGCGGCGTCGTGAGCCCGCTCGACACGCTGTAGCGTGGCCGGCCCGGACGAGGCCCATGCTCAAGCCCCGACGACGGCGATCTCGTCCCACCGCGTCGTGTACCGCGGGCTCATCCGCTCGCGCCGCATCTCCCACCGCGGCGCGCCGGTCGAGCCGTCCCGGGTCTTGCGTAGGGCGTTCGGCGGGCCCATCGTCGCGAACGCCACGGCCCGCTTCCCGAACCGCCGGTTGCACGCGTCGACCGCGTCCATGAGCCGGCCCTGCGCCGCCGTCCACTCCGGCGTCCGCTCGTCGGCGTGGAACAGGGCGCCCTGCTCCGTCCCCGCCGGCCGGAGCTCGCCGAGGACGACCCCGGCCTTCCGGTACCGATACGGCCGGCCCCGGTCGTCGGTGCCGACGTACGCCTCGCCCAGCGACAGCAGCGCGGCCCGGATGAGGTCGGGCGTCCGGGCCGAGGCGACCGCCAGCTCGCGCTCGACCCACCCTGTCCGGTGCGGCCCTGGGCCGTGCCCCTTCGTCGTGCAGAACGCGCCGACCCGCCCGGCCACGAGCCCCTCCCGCCTCAGCTTCTCCGCCGCCCGCGCCGCGTGCGTGGCTACGGCCCGACGGATCGTCTCCAGATCCTCGACCGGCTCGCCGAAAGAACGGGAGCGGACCATCGTCTTCCGCTCGACCGGGCCGTCCCCGTCCCGGACGCACGCCATCCCCCGGAGCTCGTAGACCGTCCGCAAGAGGACGACGTTGAACCGCCGCCGGATCACGGCGTCGGGCGCCCCGGCGAGCTTGGCCG
This sequence is a window from Rubrivirga marina. Protein-coding genes within it:
- a CDS encoding Y-family DNA polymerase, with protein sequence MTPRRLVALVDCSAFYVSCERVFDPSLEGVSVAVLSNNDGCVIARSQEVKDAGIPMGAPYFKHRRELEAMGARVFSSNYTLYGDMSRRVMDTLLTVSPDVVPYSIDEAFVHLPTGGRTGDALREHAEATAREIRRRVLRWTGVPVRVSVAETKTLAKAASEYARTLLRAGEEPVVCFYGHPDREAFLEDLDVGDVWGVGRRWGQRLRDLGYGTAAKLAGAPDAVIRRRFNVVLLRTVYELRGMACVRDGDGPVERKTMVRSRSFGEPVEDLETIRRAVATHAARAAEKLRREGLVAGRVGAFCTTKGHGPGPHRTGWVERELAVASARTPDLIRAALLSLGEAYVGTDDRGRPYRYRKAGVVLGELRPAGTEQGALFHADERTPEWTAAQGRLMDAVDACNRRFGKRAVAFATMGPPNALRKTRDGSTGAPRWEMRRERMSPRYTTRWDEIAVVGA
- a CDS encoding integron integrase, translating into MQNTTPYKTPTGSAPTGSAPTGSAPTGSAVAEPGPGRDGPGHDGRLLDAVRSACRVRHYSVRTEAAYASWAKRFCLFHRDADGRPRHPSDMGEPEVAAYLGHLAEHRNVAASTQNQALAALLFLYGAVLGRPLEEVGPFPRAKRPRRLPVVLTRSEVAAVLGRMDGTPRLVGALLYGSGLRLLEALRLRVKDVGLAEGQIVVREGKGDKDRVTVLPEAVVRPLAAQLDYVRALHEKDLAGGHGSVYLPSALAHKYPSAATETAWQYVFPAGRLSADPRSGAVRRHHLTESPVQKAVRRAAKAAGVEKPVSPHAFRHSFATHMLERGADIRTVQELLGHKDVRTTEVYTHVLNRGVRGVVSPLDTL